One Bythopirellula goksoeyrii genomic window, TGATTCCAATCCGGGATAATATCTGGTACGCAATGCGAACAGTCCCTGAACTGGAGCCTGGAGTCTATTTCTTCGAATTCTTTGTGAACGAACGTCATCTGGTTCGCATTCCGATCCAAGTTGCCCCTTCACTCGATCCGTGAGCGAAAACCAAAGCAAGCCATCATGGGTGAAAAGATGAAAAACAAATGGGTCATCACGATGGTCGTCGGGTATGTTCTACTGTTCCTAACCTATTTTTTCTCATCTGGAACTCGCGGCGATCTGTGGTTTATGCTTCATTATTATCGAATGGAAATCGTGCTCGTCAGAGGAACGCATTTCGGAGATAGTTTAACCAATGGTCATTGGGAGGGAAGAGTCGCTATTCCATCGAAATATCCGCTTTATTTGTCGGTTGGACTTATTTTAGCGGGCACTGGAATGGCGATTAGAAATGACACGAAAGAGCATTCTCGCCGAACCGTCCAACAAATTAAAAACCGTCCAGTTGTTGGCCACGGCAAACCCGCTGATGCCGCTGAAACATCGACCGCTGCAAAGCCAAACCAAGCCCGAACTCTTTCAACTTCATGCCAGCAACCCTGCGAGGACGGAAGTCTCGATCAAAGGAGGTGTGCGATGCGATGGTTGACGATCAGTGCGGCGGTAGTCGGGGCGGCTCTCGGTCTCGGCAGTTTTTCCGATGGTGTTCACGCTGCTCCTGTGGTTTACTCTGGTAGCGACAATGGAAGTACTTCGCTCGTCGGGTCGCCAAATTCTTCAGCTGCTGCAGCGGCATTCGACCTTACTACCGGAGCCTTAGCAATGCTTGACTTTGAGACAGCGTTACCTGCGGGAGTGACCATATCTGGCGGTACCATAGGAGACGCAGATGATGTGTGCGCCACAGCGAACCTCCACTGTTACGCCACAAGCCCAGTGAATGTTCTCCGAAACAATGGGACGACTATTCAGTTCTCAGACCCGATTAATGCCGTTGGCGCGTACTTCACTGGGTGGCAAATCGATGGTCAAGAAATGCTCATCAGGTATGCAAACGGGGAAGAGGCAGCAATCGAGATGCCCCCCGGGAATTTCGCAGGCGGGACCATTTTCTTTGGCTTCATTGATAATGGCGCCTCGATCACCCGTATCACATATGTAGCTGGGAACCCCAACAACACTGACGCGGTTGGAATCGACGACATAAGGTACGGCGTTGTCATTCCCGAACCATCGTCGACCATCTTGTCGTTTTCGGCTTATGTTGTTTTGATTCAATTGAGACGCATGAAATTCCGCTTCGGCGTTTGACCTGGGCAAACTGGCCGGTTCACTACGGTGCATCGATCGAACCACCACGTGCGAGTTAGCCCAGAACATTGCAGACATCGGTGGTGACAGCTCCGCGAGTTATTTCAGAGATGCCACGACCGATGAAATGAAGGAGATTTAAACTATGGATACAAGACTCTTGTTTTGTTTCGCAGTTTTGACTGGTGTGCAGCACGGTGAAGTGAGAGCCGAACACGTGCGCTGGGAAATTGCCGACGGAGGGAATGGGCATTGGTATGAAGTTTTTCAAGGGCCGACAGATTCCTACTTCAATGGGGTTCAACGCGTTATTAATTGGCCTGAGGCCCAATTGAACGCCCAGGCTCAGGGGGGATACCTCGCGACCGTCACTTCTTCAGAAGAAAACGAGTTTGTCTTCAGTCTGACGGATTCGCCCTCGAATTGGCAGACGGATGGAATCGGCAATTATTTTGGCGCCTGGCTAGGTGCCTTCCAAGAACCTGAAACCCAAGATCCAACCGCTGGGTGGCAATGGATAACTGGAGAACCATTCGCATTCGCCAATTGGCATCCCGGCGAACCCAATGATTTGTTCGGACAAATTGATGAGAATCGGATCGCCTTCTTCGCCAGTGAAAGCTCAACCGGACAACGATCTGCCTTCTGGAATGATGAGCAAGCCACTCGACTGATCGTCACCGCCTATGTTGTCGAGTATGTCCCTGAACCAACGAGTCTGGCGGTAGCGTTGGCAAGCTTATTTGCTTGTTCGCAGTTCAGACTCTCAGTCATGAATCAAATCGGGGAAAGGGGAATCAAATGAACCGCCCCATCACTAAGAAGCAGACGTTACAGCGGCTTCGAGCGAGAGTATGTATTGCAGCATGTGGAGTGCTCGTCGAGATATGCTTAGTTGCCGTGTCGGTCGTTGCGGAAGAGGCACCCTCTCAAGGAACTGCCGCACAGCAAGACCAGCGTTTGGAGCAGATGAAGTCTCAAAGTCCCAAGGCAACGTTGACCATTCTCCCAGTCCGTGTCGCCGGCAGATCGCTGGACAGGGTCTCGGAACTCATCGGCCTGCTGTTGGAAAAACAGGGACTAAAGAACATCGAACTAGGAGGCAAACCCTTTGATTCTGGCGAGGCCAGCGAATTACAGCAGTTGACGCAGGAGCTTGGCAAGTTCATCCAACAAAACCCTATCACCACGGACTACGCCTTGTACGTCGAATACAACGTCAAGCTACCACAGGGCGAGCTACAGGGAATTCGGAGTGTCTTTGTGGACAAACAAGGCGAGGTGGTATGGAGCGAAGTTCTGACGACGGAGAATGAAGCGCTGAAGAAACTTCAGGCTCATCGCGACCTGATGACTCTGTCATCAGAGGTCGTCGAGCGCCTAGCGCCACAACTGGGTCTCAACGAACAGACCGCCGCAGCCGCCCAGCCGGGTAAGATGGCACGACTAATGGACGAGCGGAGCGGACTGCCTCCGCAGGCAGAACGGGATGCTATGCCAAGCCGGGAAGAGCATTTCCGCCAGGCCGGACCGAATCGGACATTGCAGGTAGTGACTCCTCGCGTGCTTGGCCGTGCGACAGATGTCGCCAGCGCTCAGGCTTTGGCCAATGGACTAAATACCGCAGCACTGTGTCAGGCCCAGCCCGCCGCAGAAGTCGTCAAGTTCACCGCGTCCCAGAAGGATCCCAATGAGTTAAAAGTCCTGTGGGATCTGGCCCGCGAGGTTCGAGATTATGTGCGACAGCATCCGCCGGAAACCGACTACGTGCTGTGTGCCGACTATGTGTTCAACCCCCAGAACTGGGAACAGGGTATTGTGCACTTCGTTGTGTGCGACCGCCAGGGAGAGTGGGTCCTTGTCGACATGCAAAATTCACATCACAAGGATTACCAGGCCGTTCGGCCAACATCGCAGGCTGATTGTGACCGACTGCTTGTTAAGCGAATGGAGGAACGTCTTAAGGTGGCTTCGGAGCAATAGCAGGGCCGCAACAGGCTGGGGCGGGTGCTGACTGAGGGCTTGCCCCACCGTAAGAGGCGGTCGCTTCAGCGCCCCGACCGAACCATCACGAAGGAGGCGGAACCAGGATCATGGGGTCTCGATACCTAGTCAATGCTGCCTTGAATCTCGTCATATTCAGCGGCCCCGTAATAGGCGCTTCGGTCGTATCTGGCGAGCTACCAATTGCCGAGCCGCTCGACGTGGCCTACTCGCCTTCAGGCGAGCAAATCGCAGTCGGTGGCTTGACAAGCGAACGGGACGGACCGGCAGACGGCCTCGTGCTGCTCATCGACGCGGAAAATGGCGAGCAGCAGGCAACGCTGCGACACTCGGGTGCGGTCACACGCAACTTGAGAATGCCGAACCCGGTCCGAGGTTTGGCTTATTCCCCGGACGGCAAGGTGCTGGCCGTAGCGGCCGCGTTAGGGCTCAAACTGTGGGATCCAGCCGATGGCAAGGAGTTGGCGACACTGGCTGGCTATGGCGACACCGATCAAGAATCTCGCGACGAAGTCATTTCAATCGCCTTCTCACCGGATGGCAAATGGCTCGCGGCCACCGACAACCGGTTTCGCGGACAACCAAGCCACCTGCGGCTGTGGGACGTGGCGCAGCGCGACTTGGTTGGCGAGTTCGAGATTGGACACAACGGTCATGTAGCGTTCCTACCCAACGGCACGATGCTTGTTACGGACAAAAATGATAGCCCTGAAGTTCCGTGGCGCTTGGCCGAAGGTCGGGAGTTAGCCGTAGTGCGCACCAAGTTGTCTCGTCCGCTAGTTGTTGATCGACAAGGAAAATACGTCGTGGCGGACAGCATGGGCGGTTCAAAACTGTGGCGGATCGAGCCGACCGAAGCGGGCGACTTGCGTTTTGTCGATGAAATGTCGTTTGCAGGACAAGATCTGCGCCACGTCGGTTTCTCAATTGATGGTCGGTTGTTAGCGACCTGCGTTCGTAGCGGGGTCTTCGTAATTTACGACGTACCGTCACGGCAAGTGGTCGGCACACTGCTGGCCGGAGGACCCTTTGCGTTTTCGCCGGATGGAACGTCGCTAGCGGTCGCCCAAGACAGTCCCGAACGATCGCCCGACGGCAGGCTGCTGGGCGGAACTCGCCTGGCCGTCTGGAAGACGGACGATGTCCTCGCTGCGGACCGCTTGGCGGCGCAAGCGCGTGAAGCGGCAACGGACATGGTGCGAGTATTGTCCGCGCGGCAAGCGGATCTGTGGCGGGTGCATGCGGGCGGTGCGACGATGGACATGTTGCGAAACGTGTATCCCCCGCGCTCAGGCATGTGGATGAGACAAGACGCCATCACGACCTTGCTCACAGGTCCGCAGGGCGAGGCGGCGACGTCGATCCTCATCGACGGGCTGAAGAATCCACTGGTCAACGACAAACAACGGTTACTCCATCCCTTGGGTCTTATCGCCCATCGGAGTTCCCAGGCCCGTGCGGCGATTATCGAAGCGCTGCGTACCTCCGAGGCCACTGACGCACGCACAATGGCGGCGACGATGCTTGGGTTGCTCCCGGTTAACATGGGGCAGGAAGCAGTACCAGTGTTGGTCGAGTCGGCTGGCAACGACAAAAGTCCCCACGTGCGCGCTGCGGCTGAACGGACGCTCAAAGAGTTGGATCCCAAGGCGTACGAGCAGTTCACCGCGCAGGCCCGAGCGCGCGGACCGGTCGTGGACCGCGTCGAGCGACGCGACGGACAACTCAGATACCAAGGCCGGTCCCTGGAAGAGTGGCTGGGGCGGTTGAGTGCTTCTTACATGCCGAATGAAATATTCGGTCAGCCGCGTCGCGACGAACCACTGGCGGCGATTCGCGCGATTGGCTTGGACGCGATGCCAGTGCTTCTCGCCACACTCAACAGTAGCGAGCAACCACTGCGGCGTGCGGCTGCGGCCGGCTTAGGATCACTTGGTTCGCAAGCGAAGGCTGCGATTCAACCACTGCTGGACATCATTGCAGCAGCCGATGCTGCTGATGTGAGCTTCGTACAAGGTGTGCCCGGCGGTGTGGCTAGCGAAGCGGCTGACGCCGTGGCGCTCATCCTAAGGGAACAGCAGGAACTGCCAGCAAGGCTGGTCGAGTTGACCTTGTCTGATAATCCTGCGGCACGCTTAAGCGCCGCGCGGGCCGTGGCGGTTCTGATACCCACCCACCCACGTGGCCTGCCGGTACTGAAGGCAGCGATGGCCGCTGCTGATTCCCAGACGATGGATTTCTTTCCCAATCCCTATGCGTGGTACTTTGGCGATCGTCCGAATGTAGCTTGGTTGGGCCGGTTAATTGCTGATAACGAAGCACCCGCCGAGTATCGAGTCCAGGCAGCCGAGCGTCTTGAGCAGTTGGGTCCGGCCGCGTTACCGGCAATTTCCGGTATGCTCCAGGCGGTCAAAGCCGCCGACCCGAACCTGAGCCGGAGGACAGCCCGCGCGATTCATAAGATCGGACCAGAGGCAGTGCCGCCGGTGCGTGACGCGCTGCGAGCTACCACCAACGATCCCACACGCGAGCGATTGGCCGCCACATTGTGGGGAATGGGTGACGAAGGCCGTTCAGCGTTGAAAGAGGAGTTACACGGTAAAGAAGATCGTGAAGTCGAATCGCTGTGGTGGGCCGCTTTCGCGGGAACCTGGGATGCGCAAGCGTCGCGGATGTATCAGACGGCAATCAAAGAGGCACTGCAGCGCGCGGGGCACTTCGTTCCGCCACAGCCGCCGCGGACTGGCCCCAATCGTCCCCCCAGTCCTCCGATGCCACAAAAGGCAAGTACTGCTTGGTCGGTAAGACTGCTGGCTGACAACGAAGCGCCGGGGACGCTGCGGAGGCAGGCGGCAAAGGCGCTGTCCCAGACATCGCAGAAAGAGCTCCTGCCGTTCTTGCCAGTGCTGCTCGGCGGGCTTGCCAATGAACGAGATACCGGGATGGTTCCTGATTTGGCAGGTTTGATCCAGCGCGTGGGCCCGCCGGCGATTCCGGCGCTGAAGGCCGCAATCGAGCAGGCTCCGTCCGATCATGCTCGCGGTGGCCTGCTCCTTGTTCTTTCATCCAGGTTTGGCAAAGAAGGGCAGCAAGAGTTTGAGCGGCTCAGGCAGCTCCATCCGGAGTACAGCCGACTGCTCGACGCCTACATCCGGCCGCACAAGGCAATCGCCCCATCCCAACGCCCGACTACCTACTTGGCAACGTTTCGAGTGCATGCGCCTGAATCGACGCCGGCAGACGACGTGATCTATATCACCGGAAACGACCCGGCCTTGGGGAACTGGAACCCCAAGGGCCTACGACTCCAGCGGCAGGCGTCGGGCGTGTACGAGTCGCAAGTGCGCCTCGCTCAGGGCAGCCGCATCGAGTACAAGGTGACGCGCGGTAGTTGGGAGACGGTTGAAAAAGACCAGAACAAGGAGGAACTTGCGAACCGTAAACTCGAAGTGACTTCAGATCGCACCGTCGTGATTCGCGTGGAAAACTGGAGTGATCAATTGGATCAGCAATAACAAAACCACCATGACTGATCTTGATCACTGTCACGCAGATCATCACTTGTATCGCCCTTAGCTAAATAAAATAAATGCCCCAGTCTCCCGATGAAGAAATACCTCGGACCCGTGCAGTGGACGACTGGGTTCCTTGGCTGGCAGGTTTGCTGCAATTGATTGCCGCAGTTGGGTGGTTATGCGCGTGGATGGTCGTCGTTTTTCGCAAATGCTGGTCTGTTCAATGCTTTCCCCGAAGGCGAAGCACGAGAGGGCTGGCAGTATTCGTTTTCGCTTGGCTTTATCAATTTAAATTCGGCCGCGACGATCTTCGGCTGGCCGTTGTGCTTTGTGGTGGCTTGGTACCGCTATCTTCGCCACACCAAGGCAAATCGGAAGCAGCTGCTGCTCCTCACCTGCCTGCCGTACTTGCACGTACTATTACTTGTGGTTAGTTGCCTGTTCCTCGCATTGCTCGAGCGACTTTTCGATCTGGGACTGTAGCCAGATCTTGTGATCATCAAGAATCTCGGTTCCAGCCGAACCCGCTCAAGTTTCGGCAACAGCTGCTTTGCTTTTGACCGGCAACGATGGGTGAACACACCGAAAGACAGAGACATAAACCATGTTTGCTCCGAATAAGCTGAGCTATATTGGTATCCGTTGAGGCATTGTCGAGGTGCAGGTATGGCGGAAGTAATCGCGGTTATCGTAGCGTTCGGCGCAATTGCCGTGGCTGTTACGGCCTGGGCGTGGTATCGGATGGATGAGCCAGCGGGTGCCCTGGTCGCGTTCTGTCTGGGTCCCACATGGGGATCGTTCATTTATTCGATTGCTGTCTGCCGTGACGGTGGGCCGGACGCAGGTTTGCTCTTCGGCTTCAGCTTAGGCATCGGCGGATTATATGTGGGAGTCCCAGCCGGGTTGTTTCTGGCGATACTGCAGATCTTTGCTCGAATAGGCCGTCGTTATTGAGGCAACGGTAAATAACGGCAAATGACGACTGTTTTTCGGAGCTTTCTTCTCAGGCAAAGCTCTCGGGAGAGCCCGCGTCGATCTGCTACGCCGTGGATGACACAACTTAGCGTTGCGCCCACATGTCGAATCGCAATTTGCAAACAACCGCCAGTATCCCGCACGATAACGTCCTAAATCATGCGCACAGTTGTCTGGGCAGCCCCTGCTCGTCCGATGCACGCCCTGGTGGGTGAGGACATTTCTGCACCATGTTTCTCACAGCGCGACCAATAAGATTCCCTGTGAGCGCACCAACTAGAATTGAAGGTGCCCAGATCATCGCCCAGATGGCAGCAGCGATCAATGCAACCGCTGTCAGTTTTGTGGGAGTGAACTGTGGCCAGTGAATCGACCGCCGACTAGGGGAATTGCAGTTTCTTGCTTCTGGCCATTAGCCAGCACCCTCTTACTCGCAAGCGTTGCAAATCCTGCAGCCTTAATAATTTAGCACGACTTCGCACGAACCAAGTCGCAGGCACTTCTCTATTACGGGAGTCCGGTGGCATCATTTGCGTGAGATGGACAATGCGTAGCGCTAGAGGTGCAGATCTCTCGGTCGTTATGTCCAAAGCCGTTAACTGTTGTCTGCGAGTTCAGCATTGTTGACGTGCGTCTTGAAGTCGGGCGCTCAAGCTAGTTACTCGTCGGTGTTGCCGCTTCGGCCGTCTTCATGAGGACTCCTTCCGTGTTCATCCAGCGTTCAACATCTACTTTATGCCCGGCATCGGGTTCAACTTCGTGCCATGCTTGGTAGAACTGTACGACGCGTTTGACGGCTTCTTGTGCACGATCTTCCCCGCCGGTCTCTTCTGGCGTCGGCATTCGTGAGTCGGTGGTCATCCATACGGCTGACTCCACGAGCAGCGGTTCTGCCTCTGCGAACTTGCCTTGGAGCGCCAACGCCTCGCCAAGCATGCTGGCGGCGTTATAGCGGAACCAGACATCTTTATGATCATCTGTGAACAGATCGCGTCGCAATTGAAAGGATTTATGGGCTAGAATTTCAGCTGGCGCTGCGAGGCGTTCAGCGATCGCGTCGTGCGCAGATTTTGCCAGAATAGCTGCAGCTAAGCTTGAGTCATTCGGGTATGCCGCGATCACCTTGTCTCTGAAGTCACGTGCTAAGGTCACCGCCTCCTCGTCATTTCCTGAGGCATGGTAAAACTGCATCAAATGCACGTAGATCAGGCACACTTGCAGAGTGGGATCACCACGGAGCAGGGATATGGCCCGCTTCTGTGTCTTTATTGCATCGTGGGTGGCTCTGGTCAAGTGTTGCGCGAGCGCCAATGTATCTAAATATGCAGGAAGTGAATCGCTATCGACCTCTTCAGCAAGAGCAACTGCCTCAGTTGCCCAGGCTACCGCTTGATCAGGAACCCACGGATCGACCGGCTTCGCGCTCACCATTTCCCAGGCAGCGACATTGAGCGCATCAGCTTTTCTCAGTCGCAGTGCCTCGACCTCTGACTCGGCGTTTGCCAAAGCTTTCTCCGCGCGCGATACTCTTTCAAGACGTAGGTTGGCCAACTCCGCTTGATCCCCTTTCGCCCGTAAGACAGCTATTAAGGAAGATATGGCCGCGAGATTGCCAGAGTGTGAATCATCGTGATAGGTACGGAAAATGGAAAGGGCTTCACGGCTGCACGCTTCAGCTTCGTCGAGTTTCCCTTTTTCGCGGAGTACCGCACTCAAATGTAGTAGTCCCCATGCTGTTTCCGGGTGATAGTTCCCATGGAATTTGCGATGCAATAGAACAGCTTCGCGCCCATCTTCTTCTGCACGCCCAAAGTCACCCTGCTCCATTAAGTAAAAAGTCGAACGGTGCAATACATTGGCAAGTTCCGGATGTCCGTTAGGCATCTGATGTGCCATTGTTTGCAGTTCTCGAGCAACCTGATCTGCCTCATTTAACTTCCTTTGGGTTACAAGTACAAAATGCAATTGGGAGAGTATTTCAATTGTTTCTTCATTATGAAGGAGATGCTTCTTGTGTATCGCGAGAGCGTCTCGCGAGAGCGTCTCACATCGACTCCAGTCACCCCTTCCATAAGCAAGCCAGGCATTGGCGAAGAGGCTATTAGCAATCTCTGGGTGATCTGGAGGGAAGACGCGTCTTCTCAGTTTTAATGCCTTCGTGAGATGTGCCTCGGCATCATCGAACAGATCTAGTCGACGGTAGGCGTTGCCCATTGTTGTACGGATTGCTGCTTCTACTTCGGGTAGTTCTGTGAACTGGTGTCCCACTTTCGCTGAGATGTTGTCGAGTAATTGACGCACCGTGTAGTCACTCCCCCTTGCGGCATCAGGGTTCGCGGCCTGCAACGCGTCCAAGAGCAGAGTGCTAACTGCTTCCGCTTTTGCCGCCTCGGCGGCCACCTGTGCGGTCGCAATTCGTTCTGCACGTACCAATTGTCTCTGGCGCAGGGCGACCAGCGGGCCGACGATCGCCAAGCCAACTACCATGGCAACGACGGACGCCGCCATGGGCTTCCTGTGGGCCCATCTCCAGGTCTTCGAGATGATTCCATGTGGCTTTGCCTGAATTAGTCTTCCGTCCAGATACCGCCGCAGTTCTTCTGCGACATCCTTAGCAGTTTGGTACCGTTTGGCAGGTTCTTTCTCCAAGCACTTGAGAGTGATCGTCTCTAAATCTTTGGACACGTGCGCATTCAGCTTCCGCGGACTGGGCGGCTCGTCGTAGATTACCTGGTGAATCAGCATGCGGGTGTTTCCGCGGAATGGTAGCTCGCCCGTGAGAAGTTGGAAAAGGATCACGCCAAGGGAGTAAATGTCACTGCGGCGGTCGGCCTGATGTGCTTCGCCCTGGGCCTGTTCGGGTGACATGTAGGCGGGAGTGCCGAGGAGCTGCCCGTCAATCGTGACTGTCATCTCTCCTATATCACGGCGTGCCAAGCCAAAGTCCATAAGGTGTGGCTCCCTATCGCCGTCGATCATGATGTTCGCTGGCTTGAGGTCGCGGTGGATCACACCTTGCTCGTGAGCATAGTGCACCGCTTCAGCAACTTTCGCACATAGCTCGGCTGCTTCTCGGCCGGTCAGCTTTTGGTCGGTGAGCCAATCGCTGAGCGTGAAGCCGTGAACAAAGTCACTAACGATATAGATCGATTCACCTTCGCTACCAACTTCATGGACGCTCACGATATTGGGATGCTGCAATTGGGCAGCGGCGCGGGCTTCGTGAAAGAATCTTTCTTTCTCTTCGGTGGTCATCATCCCCTGACGTGGAATCTTAATGGCGACCATGCGATCGAGCTCCTTGTCCCGCGCCTTCCACACACTTCCGAAGCTGCCGACCCCCAGCCGCTCGACAAGTTCGAATCGCCCGAGTTGTGAGAGCGGAGGCGCTCTCTGTGTGGCATGACTTTGATCTACCAGGCTGAAATGACTTCCGCAACGATTGCAGATCAGTTCGGTAAGCGGCGTGTCAACAGCCACTTGCATCGGCGCATTGCAACTGGGGCAACGAATGTCTAAGTAGAGGGAGGGTATCTCAGTACGATCGAGGGAATCTGTCTCGACCTGCGCGGTCGAACTGCAATCGTCAAAACCTTCGCGGACGGTTGCAGTATCACTGGTAAACCT contains:
- a CDS encoding lectin-like protein, yielding MDTRLLFCFAVLTGVQHGEVRAEHVRWEIADGGNGHWYEVFQGPTDSYFNGVQRVINWPEAQLNAQAQGGYLATVTSSEENEFVFSLTDSPSNWQTDGIGNYFGAWLGAFQEPETQDPTAGWQWITGEPFAFANWHPGEPNDLFGQIDENRIAFFASESSTGQRSAFWNDEQATRLIVTAYVVEYVPEPTSLAVALASLFACSQFRLSVMNQIGERGIK
- a CDS encoding HEAT repeat domain-containing protein, which codes for MGSRYLVNAALNLVIFSGPVIGASVVSGELPIAEPLDVAYSPSGEQIAVGGLTSERDGPADGLVLLIDAENGEQQATLRHSGAVTRNLRMPNPVRGLAYSPDGKVLAVAAALGLKLWDPADGKELATLAGYGDTDQESRDEVISIAFSPDGKWLAATDNRFRGQPSHLRLWDVAQRDLVGEFEIGHNGHVAFLPNGTMLVTDKNDSPEVPWRLAEGRELAVVRTKLSRPLVVDRQGKYVVADSMGGSKLWRIEPTEAGDLRFVDEMSFAGQDLRHVGFSIDGRLLATCVRSGVFVIYDVPSRQVVGTLLAGGPFAFSPDGTSLAVAQDSPERSPDGRLLGGTRLAVWKTDDVLAADRLAAQAREAATDMVRVLSARQADLWRVHAGGATMDMLRNVYPPRSGMWMRQDAITTLLTGPQGEAATSILIDGLKNPLVNDKQRLLHPLGLIAHRSSQARAAIIEALRTSEATDARTMAATMLGLLPVNMGQEAVPVLVESAGNDKSPHVRAAAERTLKELDPKAYEQFTAQARARGPVVDRVERRDGQLRYQGRSLEEWLGRLSASYMPNEIFGQPRRDEPLAAIRAIGLDAMPVLLATLNSSEQPLRRAAAAGLGSLGSQAKAAIQPLLDIIAAADAADVSFVQGVPGGVASEAADAVALILREQQELPARLVELTLSDNPAARLSAARAVAVLIPTHPRGLPVLKAAMAAADSQTMDFFPNPYAWYFGDRPNVAWLGRLIADNEAPAEYRVQAAERLEQLGPAALPAISGMLQAVKAADPNLSRRTARAIHKIGPEAVPPVRDALRATTNDPTRERLAATLWGMGDEGRSALKEELHGKEDREVESLWWAAFAGTWDAQASRMYQTAIKEALQRAGHFVPPQPPRTGPNRPPSPPMPQKASTAWSVRLLADNEAPGTLRRQAAKALSQTSQKELLPFLPVLLGGLANERDTGMVPDLAGLIQRVGPPAIPALKAAIEQAPSDHARGGLLLVLSSRFGKEGQQEFERLRQLHPEYSRLLDAYIRPHKAIAPSQRPTTYLATFRVHAPESTPADDVIYITGNDPALGNWNPKGLRLQRQASGVYESQVRLAQGSRIEYKVTRGSWETVEKDQNKEELANRKLEVTSDRTVVIRVENWSDQLDQQ
- a CDS encoding serine/threonine-protein kinase; translation: MIPKRTADSNEITQTHLLHTLDQICDRFEEAWCDGQHPLIEDYIEGLQDPLRTRLLQELVALEVSYRRKSGQTPDASEYESRFTSDTATVREGFDDCSSTAQVETDSLDRTEIPSLYLDIRCPSCNAPMQVAVDTPLTELICNRCGSHFSLVDQSHATQRAPPLSQLGRFELVERLGVGSFGSVWKARDKELDRMVAIKIPRQGMMTTEEKERFFHEARAAAQLQHPNIVSVHEVGSEGESIYIVSDFVHGFTLSDWLTDQKLTGREAAELCAKVAEAVHYAHEQGVIHRDLKPANIMIDGDREPHLMDFGLARRDIGEMTVTIDGQLLGTPAYMSPEQAQGEAHQADRRSDIYSLGVILFQLLTGELPFRGNTRMLIHQVIYDEPPSPRKLNAHVSKDLETITLKCLEKEPAKRYQTAKDVAEELRRYLDGRLIQAKPHGIISKTWRWAHRKPMAASVVAMVVGLAIVGPLVALRQRQLVRAERIATAQVAAEAAKAEAVSTLLLDALQAANPDAARGSDYTVRQLLDNISAKVGHQFTELPEVEAAIRTTMGNAYRRLDLFDDAEAHLTKALKLRRRVFPPDHPEIANSLFANAWLAYGRGDWSRCETLSRDALAIHKKHLLHNEETIEILSQLHFVLVTQRKLNEADQVARELQTMAHQMPNGHPELANVLHRSTFYLMEQGDFGRAEEDGREAVLLHRKFHGNYHPETAWGLLHLSAVLREKGKLDEAEACSREALSIFRTYHDDSHSGNLAAISSLIAVLRAKGDQAELANLRLERVSRAEKALANAESEVEALRLRKADALNVAAWEMVSAKPVDPWVPDQAVAWATEAVALAEEVDSDSLPAYLDTLALAQHLTRATHDAIKTQKRAISLLRGDPTLQVCLIYVHLMQFYHASGNDEEAVTLARDFRDKVIAAYPNDSSLAAAILAKSAHDAIAERLAAPAEILAHKSFQLRRDLFTDDHKDVWFRYNAASMLGEALALQGKFAEAEPLLVESAVWMTTDSRMPTPEETGGEDRAQEAVKRVVQFYQAWHEVEPDAGHKVDVERWMNTEGVLMKTAEAATPTSN